Proteins encoded by one window of Archaeoglobus veneficus SNP6:
- a CDS encoding TIGR00304 family membrane protein: protein MLEIVAVALILLGLYMVFRGLTESYEPPTPYEWEDVDRRRQEIEEDEWEGWKEWEKHDREREGRKIDVKGGGVILIGPIPIVFGESRFAVYALILAIVLMLLSILFMIMATQGVSV, encoded by the coding sequence ATGCTCGAAATCGTAGCTGTAGCGCTTATCCTTCTCGGCCTCTACATGGTGTTCAGAGGTCTCACGGAAAGTTACGAGCCCCCCACTCCATATGAGTGGGAAGACGTGGATAGAAGAAGACAGGAAATTGAAGAGGATGAGTGGGAAGGATGGAAGGAATGGGAAAAACACGACAGAGAAAGAGAAGGGAGAAAGATCGACGTTAAGGGTGGCGGCGTCATCCTCATCGGCCCCATCCCCATAGTATTCGGCGAGTCGCGCTTTGCTGTGTACGCGTTAATCCTCGCAATCGTTCTCATGCTGCTTTCGATACTGTTCATGATAATGGCAACGCAGGGGGTAAGTGTATGA
- a CDS encoding TIGR00304 family membrane protein has protein sequence MRPDKIFMGLVIMSLGFAMLALSSLSEHAEVGGVVIIGPIPIVIGSSPEMAFLGIVMAVVMLLLAYSFTRW, from the coding sequence ATGCGTCCTGACAAGATTTTCATGGGTCTCGTGATAATGTCCCTCGGGTTTGCCATGCTCGCCCTTTCGAGCCTCTCGGAACATGCTGAAGTAGGAGGAGTCGTAATAATCGGCCCGATTCCAATAGTAATTGGCTCCTCGCCGGAGATGGCGTTTCTGGGGATAGTTATGGCCGTTGTGATGCTTCTCCTCGCTTACTCCTTCACGAGGTGGTAG